In Chlamydiales bacterium, the following proteins share a genomic window:
- a CDS encoding SEL1-like repeat protein, whose amino-acid sequence MRSATHGPVKTSGDQHFFVLPRKEPPREECKETQVFKAKVPASAAPKTEKPAKTEDVAAVQQLAEAHFKLGEMYYKGEGVERDFKLAHDFFFKSALAGNTSAIFRFGMMLHYGVGGITPNITEGLEWITRAAEQNHPGAQYIIGCEFLNGEYRKKDYPTARIWLTKAATQGHSLAMHALGKLFRSGGIGVDRDYKASKRWYEMAAEQGNAGGELGLWIIHSQGLGVEKNSVLARQWLDRAASHDTNAKITLALVHIDCGQYSDAYKIFMTLGALGNIRALKETQRMHLAQQGVTYNEEVIKKLQKKIDDAKAAEAERIRGDRFRYNGEHRKALQCYFNAASMGDADAHYSFGMMHEQGLGVKKDYTIARDRFVNAATQDQQGMAIYALALIWEHGLGVQRNYKVAYRLYRDAAASTAIISSDALFKIGRMHEQGLGVEQSDAEARKWFQRAANEGDCYARDALARLAPENHLETSDSEDDLSAPVSLKGLVDEEEPYAEAVDSSNPQALLVAQQKVLTDKLLGLEFSLEEGSRVIAAHKKDHAALKAQIEQSKDKDLTSLHGRERELESLIQRETLNQQAAEERAKIFADDNLSSFYCCIQTIFNGTFIASQSLMSGMLGKAQATKATKGVDSATSAIGFIKDEIVDSIPVVGGLLRRIFTLLSSPLKAYGDFERGKAVMYMASIVNGPATFELCAEVLARQLALAMHEEIRKIATDQPVGFFRKQLQKAKDLKEQLLAQNTPAQIREFAEKQCEVLLIAIMTNKVKPSRDPIQVITQLIHIALGPTFEPTVTILLQRPEEIPTAVTRVKSKPSTDVTKLLQEHEVRLKQQEESRKKQEEELQKLKESQPKSSTDLVLPGAGDQCLELALPESQTPGAGLSSGLVKLVHQTDQRVIQLGELVALLAERFGILEDKVERKADKQNSKR is encoded by the coding sequence ATGCGGTCAGCAACCCACGGCCCAGTAAAAACGTCCGGCGACCAACACTTTTTTGTCTTACCAAGAAAAGAACCACCTCGCGAAGAGTGCAAAGAGACACAAGTTTTCAAAGCAAAAGTCCCAGCATCCGCTGCACCCAAAACAGAAAAGCCTGCAAAAACCGAGGATGTTGCTGCTGTACAGCAGCTAGCCGAAGCGCATTTCAAACTAGGAGAGATGTACTATAAGGGTGAGGGTGTCGAACGCGATTTTAAATTGGCTCACGATTTCTTTTTTAAATCCGCTTTAGCAGGAAATACGTCAGCAATATTTAGATTTGGGATGATGCTCCACTATGGAGTCGGCGGGATAACGCCCAATATCACCGAAGGATTAGAGTGGATTACAAGAGCAGCTGAACAGAACCATCCCGGAGCACAGTATATTATTGGCTGTGAGTTCTTAAACGGAGAGTATAGAAAAAAGGATTATCCAACCGCCCGCATTTGGCTAACAAAAGCAGCTACCCAAGGCCATTCCTTGGCCATGCATGCACTCGGGAAACTTTTCAGAAGTGGCGGAATTGGAGTTGATCGCGACTATAAAGCTTCTAAACGCTGGTACGAGATGGCGGCAGAGCAAGGAAATGCCGGAGGAGAGCTAGGCCTTTGGATAATTCATTCTCAAGGACTAGGTGTGGAAAAAAATTCAGTTCTCGCACGCCAATGGCTCGATCGAGCTGCTTCTCACGACACCAATGCAAAAATCACCTTAGCCCTAGTTCACATAGACTGCGGTCAATATTCTGACGCATATAAAATCTTTATGACGTTAGGAGCTCTGGGCAATATACGTGCATTAAAAGAAACACAACGGATGCATCTCGCACAGCAAGGTGTGACATACAACGAGGAAGTGATCAAAAAACTGCAGAAAAAAATTGATGATGCGAAAGCAGCAGAAGCAGAGAGGATTCGTGGAGATCGTTTCAGATATAATGGGGAACATCGCAAAGCTCTACAATGTTACTTTAATGCAGCTTCTATGGGAGATGCAGATGCCCACTACTCTTTTGGTATGATGCATGAACAGGGCTTAGGTGTAAAAAAGGATTATACAATTGCACGCGACCGCTTTGTAAATGCAGCTACACAAGACCAGCAAGGCATGGCTATCTACGCTTTGGCACTTATCTGGGAGCATGGTCTGGGTGTACAGAGAAATTATAAGGTTGCATATAGATTATATAGAGATGCTGCGGCATCCACAGCCATCATCTCTTCCGATGCCCTATTCAAGATAGGAAGAATGCATGAGCAGGGGCTTGGTGTAGAGCAGAGCGATGCCGAAGCTCGTAAATGGTTTCAAAGAGCCGCTAACGAAGGAGACTGTTACGCGCGAGATGCCTTAGCGAGGCTTGCTCCAGAAAATCATTTAGAAACCTCAGATAGTGAAGACGATCTCTCCGCACCCGTTTCTCTAAAGGGTTTGGTGGATGAGGAAGAGCCCTATGCTGAAGCAGTTGATAGTTCCAATCCTCAAGCTCTACTTGTTGCGCAACAGAAAGTTCTGACTGACAAGCTCCTCGGCCTGGAATTCTCCCTTGAAGAAGGTAGCAGAGTAATTGCGGCTCATAAAAAAGATCATGCTGCACTCAAGGCCCAAATCGAGCAATCCAAAGACAAAGATTTAACTTCTTTGCATGGCAGGGAAAGAGAGCTTGAATCCCTTATCCAGCGCGAGACTTTAAATCAGCAAGCAGCAGAAGAGAGAGCGAAGATTTTTGCAGATGACAACCTATCTAGCTTCTACTGCTGCATTCAAACCATTTTTAACGGAACATTTATCGCCTCTCAGTCCCTGATGAGTGGAATGCTCGGAAAAGCCCAAGCCACAAAAGCCACCAAGGGAGTCGATTCCGCCACAAGCGCAATTGGCTTTATCAAAGATGAAATCGTTGACTCCATACCCGTTGTAGGCGGACTTCTCAGACGGATTTTCACCCTCCTTAGCAGTCCGTTGAAGGCTTACGGAGATTTTGAACGAGGAAAGGCAGTAATGTACATGGCCAGCATTGTAAACGGCCCTGCGACCTTTGAACTATGTGCAGAGGTCTTAGCAAGACAGCTCGCCTTAGCTATGCATGAAGAGATTCGAAAGATAGCAACCGACCAACCCGTCGGATTTTTCCGCAAACAGCTTCAGAAAGCTAAAGATCTGAAAGAGCAGCTTCTTGCACAGAATACCCCCGCACAAATTCGTGAATTTGCGGAAAAGCAGTGCGAAGTTCTCCTCATCGCCATCATGACCAATAAAGTCAAACCCAGCCGCGACCCCATTCAAGTGATCACTCAGCTCATACACATCGCGCTTGGACCCACTTTTGAACCAACAGTTACCATACTTCTGCAGCGCCCAGAGGAGATCCCCACAGCTGTAACTAGAGTAAAATCCAAACCATCTACCGACGTCACAAAACTTCTACAAGAGCACGAAGTAAGACTCAAACAACAAGAAGAGAGCCGAAAAAAACAGGAAGAAGAGCTACAAAAACTAAAAGAAAGCCAACCAAAGTCCTCAACCGACCTCGTTCTTCCAGGCGCTGGAGACCAGTGTCTCGAACTAGCCTTGCCCGAATCCCAAACCCCCGGCGCTGGGCTCTCCTCCGGCCTCGTCAAGCTCGTCCACCAAACTGACCAGAGAGTCATCCAACTAGGAGAACTCGTAGCACTTCTCGCCGAACGCTTCGGAATCCTTGAAGACAAAGTTGAAAGAAAAGCGGACAAACAGAATAGTAAACGATAA